A portion of the Sandaracinaceae bacterium genome contains these proteins:
- a CDS encoding sigma-70 family RNA polymerase sigma factor, with translation MYTDRGGSADELDPPTCESASGGGLLVDDAFVRRHAPFVRRSLTRLGVVGSELDDGIQDVFLAAVRGAERFDVGRSERGWLYGIAVNIAREQRKKRWRRERALGEPAEASVPAPQEREVERAEARSLIHRALDELPAEQRDVIVLYRLEGWPMGDVAEALGCALDTAHSRLRLGTHRLGRFVRRSFVRGRCAALLAALASALGMPPTAAAATVSAVAVALVLVTVAATSHAPGEPPATRPDRVATRGAQPLAGPVSAAVRAPAEPGTAPHGSSAAPSAGVVEPSPAERPAVRARAERPQERATTVTPTVPEPTPVTPGQATHDSAPAALLEETQLLARARALAGASPDEARQLLDAYDARFPRGQLRRERNVIAAQLSARPAP, from the coding sequence GTGTACACGGACCGCGGTGGCAGCGCAGACGAGCTGGACCCCCCGACGTGCGAGAGCGCGTCGGGGGGTGGTCTGCTGGTCGACGACGCGTTCGTGCGCCGGCACGCTCCGTTCGTTCGGCGGTCGCTCACACGCCTGGGGGTGGTGGGAAGCGAGCTCGACGATGGCATCCAGGACGTGTTCCTCGCGGCCGTTCGGGGCGCCGAGCGCTTCGACGTAGGGCGCTCGGAGCGAGGCTGGCTCTACGGTATCGCGGTCAACATCGCGCGGGAGCAGCGCAAGAAGCGCTGGCGCCGCGAGCGCGCGCTCGGCGAGCCCGCAGAGGCGAGTGTCCCTGCCCCTCAGGAACGTGAGGTGGAGCGCGCGGAGGCCAGGTCGCTGATCCATCGCGCGCTCGACGAGCTGCCGGCGGAGCAGCGCGACGTCATCGTGCTCTACCGCCTCGAGGGCTGGCCCATGGGCGACGTAGCCGAGGCGCTGGGCTGCGCGCTAGACACAGCACACTCACGGCTGCGGCTGGGCACCCATCGGCTGGGGCGCTTCGTGCGCCGGAGCTTCGTGCGCGGGCGGTGCGCGGCGCTGCTGGCCGCGCTGGCGAGCGCGCTGGGCATGCCGCCCACGGCCGCAGCCGCGACGGTCTCTGCCGTGGCCGTGGCGCTGGTGCTGGTCACGGTGGCAGCGACCTCTCACGCCCCTGGTGAGCCTCCTGCAACGCGGCCCGACCGGGTGGCCACGAGGGGGGCCCAACCTCTGGCCGGTCCCGTCAGCGCCGCGGTGAGAGCGCCGGCTGAGCCCGGCACGGCGCCACATGGCAGCAGCGCGGCTCCGAGCGCAGGCGTGGTGGAGCCGAGCCCAGCCGAGCGACCAGCGGTACGCGCACGTGCGGAACGCCCGCAGGAACGCGCAACGACGGTCACTCCCACAGTACCGGAGCCCACGCCTGTGACGCCGGGCCAGGCCACGCATGACTCCGCGCCCGCCGCGCTGCTCGAAGAGACTCAACTGCTGGCGCGGGCGCGGGCGCTCGCCGGCGCGTCACCGGATGAGGCGCGCCAGCTACTGGACGCCTACGACGCACGCTTTCCGCGCGGCCAGCTGCGCCGAGAGCGCAACGTGATCGCGGCGCAGCTGAGCGCGCGCCCCGCTCCGTAG
- a CDS encoding YtxH domain-containing protein: protein MTTRIEDTLAAATTAFRFVQEHWPMATRTSPLLFAVIAGAGVAVGIGAGLLFAPQTGSEFRASLLEKTQGYAGALRTRVEGVVEAAEEEVSSKTDVATRRNGASAPRRSSGKQSARA from the coding sequence ATGACCACTCGCATCGAAGACACTCTCGCCGCCGCCACCACCGCCTTCCGCTTCGTCCAGGAGCACTGGCCCATGGCGACCCGAACCAGCCCGCTCCTCTTCGCCGTCATCGCCGGAGCTGGCGTTGCGGTGGGGATCGGCGCAGGCCTCTTGTTCGCACCCCAAACGGGGAGCGAGTTCCGCGCGAGCTTGCTCGAGAAGACGCAAGGCTACGCCGGCGCCCTCCGCACGCGCGTCGAGGGCGTGGTCGAAGCGGCCGAAGAGGAGGTGTCCTCGAAGACGGACGTCGCCACTCGCCGCAACGGCGCGTCCGCACCGCGACGCAGCTCGGGGAAGCAGTCCGCGCGCGCTTGA
- a CDS encoding alkaline phosphatase family protein: MSARHLIVGFDGFDLAIVRQLGPAVLPNVHGVMARGAFSAQRSVLPPATLPNWTTFLTGVDPGRHGVFDFTTRHGYDVRFSGGSVREAPSVVSRLDALGLRCACLFFPATYPPERLSNGVFVSGWDAPVAFEADASFVWPPAMHASLVKRFGAQRFDDVDEFDADRPGWHTELPDALAARVSRKSALATWLLAGERWDAFAIYFGESDTAAHYLYGLHDARSPRHPSDHPAAARRPSGLAHVYMALDRALGELLVAAGGDAGAHQVELTIVSDHGSGGSSDSVLYLNRALAEAGLLTFHESPVVMDVAKRVKELALTKLPPVLRERLFGLLGTALPSALESRARFGAIDFTRTQCFSDELNYMPAVHLNLAGREPEGVVQPRDIPQVRARLTAALLSLRDPLTGAPVVAAVHRREDLFEGPFVPRAPDLLLELHLDRGYSYNLMPSGSAPPGTGCFRRLAPDEWLGRKGRSLPGSHRANGFFAAAGPRVSAVGQIDTHIADATATWLSRMDIAVPPEFAGRVLYEVLREVAEGVGGFDSSSPQRLPDAAHTGRSGLRDAADEARIEARLRALGYVD, encoded by the coding sequence ATGAGCGCTCGTCACCTGATCGTCGGCTTCGACGGCTTCGATCTCGCCATCGTCCGACAGCTGGGCCCCGCCGTGCTGCCCAACGTGCACGGCGTGATGGCGCGTGGTGCGTTCTCGGCTCAGCGCAGCGTTCTGCCACCGGCCACGCTGCCCAACTGGACCACGTTCTTGACCGGGGTGGATCCGGGGCGGCACGGCGTCTTCGACTTCACCACGCGGCATGGCTACGACGTGCGCTTCTCCGGTGGGTCGGTGCGCGAGGCGCCCAGCGTGGTGAGCCGGCTGGACGCGCTCGGGCTGCGTTGCGCGTGCCTGTTCTTCCCGGCCACCTATCCGCCCGAGCGGCTCTCCAACGGCGTGTTCGTGAGCGGCTGGGATGCTCCCGTGGCGTTCGAGGCGGACGCGTCGTTCGTGTGGCCACCGGCCATGCACGCGAGCTTGGTGAAGCGCTTCGGCGCGCAGCGCTTCGACGACGTGGACGAGTTCGATGCCGACCGACCGGGCTGGCACACGGAGCTGCCGGACGCGCTGGCGGCGCGGGTCAGCCGCAAGAGCGCGCTCGCCACGTGGCTGCTGGCGGGCGAGCGCTGGGATGCGTTCGCCATCTACTTCGGCGAGAGCGACACCGCCGCGCACTATCTCTACGGGCTTCACGACGCGCGCTCTCCGCGGCACCCCAGCGACCACCCTGCGGCGGCGCGTCGGCCCAGCGGGCTCGCACACGTGTACATGGCGCTCGACCGCGCGCTCGGCGAGCTGCTGGTCGCCGCCGGCGGGGACGCGGGCGCACATCAGGTCGAGCTCACCATCGTGAGCGACCACGGCTCGGGCGGCAGCTCGGACAGCGTGCTCTACCTGAACCGCGCATTGGCCGAGGCCGGCCTGCTCACCTTCCACGAGTCACCCGTGGTCATGGACGTGGCGAAGCGCGTGAAGGAGCTGGCGCTCACCAAGCTGCCTCCCGTGCTGCGCGAGCGGCTGTTCGGGCTGCTGGGCACGGCGCTCCCCAGCGCCCTCGAGTCCCGCGCGCGCTTCGGGGCCATCGACTTCACCCGCACGCAGTGCTTCAGCGACGAGCTCAACTACATGCCGGCCGTGCACCTGAACCTGGCCGGGCGCGAGCCCGAGGGCGTGGTGCAGCCCCGTGACATCCCGCAGGTGCGCGCACGGCTCACGGCGGCGCTGCTGAGCCTGCGTGACCCGCTCACGGGCGCGCCGGTGGTGGCTGCCGTGCACCGGCGTGAAGACCTGTTCGAAGGCCCCTTCGTTCCGCGCGCGCCGGACCTGCTGCTGGAGCTGCACCTCGACCGTGGCTACAGCTACAACCTCATGCCCTCGGGCAGCGCGCCGCCGGGCACGGGCTGCTTCCGGCGCCTGGCCCCCGATGAGTGGCTGGGCCGCAAGGGGCGCAGCCTGCCAGGCAGTCACCGCGCGAACGGCTTCTTCGCGGCGGCCGGTCCGCGCGTGAGCGCCGTGGGCCAGATCGACACGCACATCGCCGACGCCACCGCCACGTGGCTCTCGCGCATGGACATCGCGGTGCCGCCCGAGTTCGCGGGGCGCGTGCTGTACGAGGTGCTGCGTGAAGTGGCCGAAGGGGTGGGGGGCTTCGACAGCAGCTCGCCGCAGCGGCTCCCGGACGCCGCGCACACGGGCCGCTCGGGCCTGCGGGACGCCGCCGACGAAGCGCGCATCGAGGCCCGTTTGCGCGCGCTGGGTTATGTCGATTGA
- a CDS encoding glycosyltransferase family 4 protein, whose product MPFPTPQGTQAIVGMMVRALRQQGHQAHLLTYAHGQPDPHTAMDVEPRRLPDWPRVRATRSGPSLGKLALDLRMVAALRAERARTGARLLVAHNVEAAWACAAAGVAPFVYFAHTSMREELPYYLPRSMHPLSRAAGDALDRGACIRAASVFALTPALAMRLSPLHPRVERVLPPFEMPAHAPPSRTAARMRVGLPQGAPIALYAGNLDAYQGIDLLLGALERAPAEWYLLVATASAPAPLRALAATHGVAHRVVFAPLGTEHDRAVAHAAADVALVPRLASGGLPIKLLEALARGVPAVANQRALAGLPLADEAHMLTVVDDDSPEALAHGMERLRARLAGLTPAHGGEAALAAAGITAAAFVPTFQQASARALDGVNP is encoded by the coding sequence ATGCCGTTCCCCACGCCGCAGGGGACGCAGGCCATCGTGGGAATGATGGTGCGCGCGCTGCGTCAGCAGGGGCACCAGGCCCACCTGCTCACCTACGCGCACGGGCAGCCGGACCCGCACACCGCCATGGACGTCGAGCCGCGCCGCCTGCCCGACTGGCCGCGCGTGCGCGCCACGCGGAGTGGGCCGTCACTCGGCAAGTTGGCTCTCGACCTGCGCATGGTGGCCGCGCTGCGCGCCGAGCGAGCACGCACGGGGGCACGGCTGCTGGTGGCTCACAACGTGGAGGCGGCCTGGGCCTGCGCGGCAGCGGGCGTCGCGCCCTTCGTCTACTTCGCCCACACCTCCATGCGTGAGGAGCTCCCCTACTACCTTCCGCGCAGCATGCACCCGCTCTCGCGCGCGGCCGGCGACGCGCTCGACCGGGGTGCCTGCATCCGGGCGGCGTCGGTCTTCGCGCTCACGCCGGCGCTCGCCATGCGGCTCTCTCCGCTCCACCCGCGCGTGGAGCGGGTGCTCCCGCCCTTCGAGATGCCGGCACACGCGCCGCCCTCGCGCACCGCGGCGCGCATGCGGGTGGGCCTGCCGCAGGGCGCGCCCATCGCGCTCTACGCCGGCAACCTCGATGCGTATCAGGGCATCGATCTCTTGCTCGGCGCTCTCGAGCGTGCGCCCGCCGAGTGGTACCTGCTGGTGGCCACCGCCTCTGCGCCGGCGCCGCTGCGGGCCCTCGCTGCGACGCACGGCGTGGCACACCGCGTGGTGTTCGCACCGCTCGGCACCGAGCACGACCGCGCCGTCGCGCATGCCGCCGCGGACGTGGCGCTGGTGCCGCGCCTGGCGTCCGGGGGGCTGCCCATCAAGCTGCTGGAAGCGCTGGCGCGGGGCGTGCCGGCGGTGGCCAACCAGCGGGCCCTCGCGGGGCTCCCCCTCGCGGACGAAGCCCACATGCTCACCGTCGTGGACGACGACTCGCCCGAGGCGCTGGCGCACGGCATGGAGCGGCTCCGGGCGCGTCTCGCGGGGCTCACCCCCGCGCATGGCGGGGAGGCCGCGCTGGCCGCCGCAGGCATCACCGCGGCCGCGTTCGTCCCCACGTTTCAGCAAGCCTCTGCGCGCGCGCTCGACGGGGTGAACCCGTGA
- a CDS encoding protein kinase, whose product MIDIAMDDGASAMDARLLGQTLGGSYRVLRRIGAGGMGQVYEAEHTLLGRHFALKVLDTSQKTRRDAVSRFFAEARAASQIEHPHIVDVVNFVTDGPYMVLVMELLRGESLAERLTRGPLPILEASAILGQVCEAVAATHAAGILHRDLKPGNVFLTQVRGATHAKVLDYGIAKLKHAGAESGGEGQAAGVTTTGQLLGTPRYLSPEQARGSLHIDERADVYAAGVMLFEMLAGRPPFEGHNAFQLIWKHGNEPAPPLSAHAPGIPAELSDVVARALAKEPEERFPSMLALRDAVRDATSALVERPEPAAAKEPKAPVAGRAPWAVLAALLGVVLVGATVLLAMDRTDVQAGEPVASATPPERPAPASTEPSLTSALRTDLDAPPSTAREVTLVLTVQPPEARVAVDGAEPGPVPATLQVPAGRPLTLQFSAPGHVPEVRTLTPTEAGEVAVALSRRRGRMPRGENPSPIKRDF is encoded by the coding sequence GTGATCGACATCGCGATGGACGACGGCGCGAGCGCGATGGACGCGCGCCTGCTCGGGCAGACGCTCGGGGGCTCGTACCGCGTGCTGCGGCGCATCGGCGCCGGGGGCATGGGTCAGGTCTACGAGGCCGAGCACACGCTGCTGGGCCGGCACTTCGCGCTGAAGGTGTTGGATACCAGCCAGAAGACGCGGCGCGACGCGGTCAGCCGCTTCTTCGCCGAGGCGCGCGCTGCCAGCCAGATCGAGCACCCGCACATCGTGGACGTGGTGAACTTCGTCACCGATGGGCCCTACATGGTGCTCGTGATGGAGCTGCTGCGCGGCGAGAGCCTGGCCGAGCGCCTCACGCGTGGGCCGCTGCCCATCCTCGAGGCCAGCGCCATCCTGGGGCAGGTGTGCGAGGCGGTGGCGGCCACGCACGCGGCGGGCATCCTGCACCGGGACCTCAAGCCCGGAAACGTGTTCCTCACGCAGGTGCGCGGCGCGACCCACGCGAAGGTGCTGGACTATGGCATCGCCAAGCTGAAGCACGCCGGCGCCGAGAGCGGCGGCGAGGGGCAAGCGGCGGGCGTGACCACCACGGGGCAGCTGCTGGGCACCCCGCGCTACCTGTCGCCCGAGCAGGCGCGCGGGTCGCTGCACATCGACGAGCGCGCGGACGTGTACGCCGCGGGGGTCATGCTGTTCGAGATGCTCGCGGGGCGCCCGCCGTTCGAGGGACACAACGCATTCCAGCTCATCTGGAAGCACGGTAACGAGCCCGCGCCGCCGCTCAGCGCGCACGCGCCAGGCATCCCGGCGGAGCTGTCGGACGTGGTGGCGCGGGCGCTGGCGAAGGAGCCCGAAGAGCGCTTCCCCAGCATGCTGGCGCTGCGGGACGCGGTGCGAGACGCGACGTCGGCGCTGGTGGAGCGGCCCGAGCCCGCCGCTGCCAAAGAGCCGAAGGCGCCCGTTGCGGGACGCGCGCCGTGGGCGGTGCTGGCTGCGCTGCTGGGCGTGGTCCTGGTGGGCGCCACGGTGCTGCTCGCCATGGACCGCACCGACGTGCAGGCCGGCGAACCGGTGGCGAGCGCCACGCCCCCCGAACGCCCTGCCCCTGCCTCTACGGAGCCCTCGCTCACCAGCGCGCTGCGCACCGACCTGGACGCGCCCCCCAGCACCGCTCGAGAGGTGACGCTGGTGCTCACGGTGCAGCCGCCCGAAGCGCGCGTGGCCGTGGATGGCGCCGAGCCTGGGCCCGTGCCCGCCACGCTGCAGGTCCCCGCTGGGCGGCCGCTCACGCTTCAGTTCTCGGCCCCGGGTCACGTGCCGGAGGTGCGCACGCTGACCCCCACAGAGGCCGGTGAAGTGGCGGTGGCGCTGTCGCGGAGACGCGGGCGCATGCCGAGGGGCGAGAACCCGTCGCCCATCAAGCGCGACTTCTGA
- a CDS encoding TonB-dependent receptor — protein sequence MADSGGDYNTGVDTGFQGVLLRDRNRHVLVLIDGHVTNSQSTGETRLDVALGLPLELIGHIEVMLGPGSVSYGSNAMMAVINVVTLRAREYGTARAVAEGTLIAPLGVNSSLSLGGDGDRYGGRYRLGAGFARSGTLWGLPAEVVVHGEWQQEIGSTFRMAYQTGPYEVRPGEPGWGGIGRSRMRTPMAYLSARLGDARLWLQGSSYRRSLPVVGTFDEPGTGERSTTVRGELRHDANLTPEVTLVSRLYADHMRTDERSRWTLSYWCLPGQQVDGCNFRRRNASTWVGVEEQLDIDWKLDGRFVTTVGGDLRFRYGAARPADYTDYVTGDGPFTVRLPYWQSKSVIGALFVQQVLRLHERVAANVGARFDADSLFGVRLSPRAALIFSPTDRSTLRVGYSEAFRAPSAQELNDSDPTYVIQPDRLSAETVRTADVEFAQRFARGSFSLRAFGSIYEDLLVLRYATQAEVDEALLRDQLVPNVDPDGISVWANSDVIRAVGGTLSARSELVEGLDLAMNLTLAFNELRGAGALPIMPTFYGNARVAYRFGEQGPTVGLAARFSSARPAALDTDEGYFPRGASAGALGELRLTASGPFRALPGLHWSAFVNASLSRLQPYVFTPGPTTDDPGNTRAFQPNQRLFAFIGVHYDLP from the coding sequence GTGGCGGACTCGGGGGGCGACTACAACACCGGCGTCGACACCGGTTTCCAGGGCGTCTTGCTACGCGACCGCAACCGCCACGTGCTGGTGCTGATCGACGGGCACGTGACCAACTCGCAGAGCACCGGCGAGACGCGCCTGGACGTGGCGCTGGGGCTTCCGCTCGAGCTGATTGGCCACATCGAGGTGATGCTGGGGCCCGGTTCGGTCTCGTATGGCTCGAATGCCATGATGGCGGTGATCAACGTGGTCACCTTGCGGGCGCGCGAGTACGGGACCGCCCGCGCGGTCGCAGAGGGCACCCTGATCGCGCCGCTGGGCGTCAACTCGTCGCTGTCGCTGGGCGGTGACGGGGACAGGTATGGCGGACGCTACCGCCTGGGCGCGGGCTTCGCGCGCAGCGGCACGCTGTGGGGCCTCCCAGCCGAGGTGGTGGTGCACGGCGAGTGGCAGCAGGAGATCGGCTCCACCTTCCGCATGGCCTACCAGACCGGCCCCTATGAGGTGCGCCCGGGCGAGCCAGGTTGGGGTGGCATCGGCCGTTCACGCATGCGCACGCCCATGGCGTACCTGAGCGCCCGCCTCGGCGACGCACGGCTCTGGCTGCAGGGCAGCTCCTATCGGCGGAGCCTGCCGGTGGTGGGCACGTTCGACGAGCCCGGCACCGGCGAGCGGTCCACCACGGTGCGTGGCGAGCTGCGCCACGACGCGAACCTGACCCCCGAGGTCACGCTGGTCTCGCGGCTCTACGCAGACCACATGCGCACGGACGAGCGCTCGCGCTGGACCCTGTCGTACTGGTGTCTGCCGGGCCAGCAGGTGGACGGCTGCAACTTCCGCCGGCGCAACGCATCCACGTGGGTGGGCGTGGAGGAGCAGCTCGACATCGACTGGAAGCTGGATGGGCGCTTCGTGACCACCGTGGGCGGAGACCTGCGCTTCCGCTACGGCGCCGCCCGGCCCGCGGACTACACCGACTACGTCACGGGCGACGGGCCCTTCACCGTGCGGCTGCCCTACTGGCAATCCAAGAGCGTCATCGGCGCGCTGTTCGTGCAGCAGGTGCTGCGCTTGCACGAGCGGGTGGCAGCCAACGTGGGGGCGCGCTTCGACGCGGACTCCCTCTTCGGCGTGCGCCTGTCACCGCGGGCGGCCCTGATCTTCTCGCCCACGGACCGCAGCACGCTGCGCGTTGGGTATTCGGAGGCCTTCCGGGCGCCGAGCGCCCAGGAGCTGAACGACAGCGACCCCACCTACGTGATCCAGCCCGACCGGCTGAGCGCCGAGACGGTGCGCACCGCAGACGTGGAGTTTGCGCAGCGCTTCGCCCGGGGCTCGTTCTCGCTGCGTGCCTTCGGGTCCATCTACGAGGACCTGCTCGTGCTGCGCTACGCCACGCAGGCCGAGGTGGACGAAGCGCTGCTGCGCGACCAGCTGGTACCCAACGTGGACCCGGATGGCATATCGGTGTGGGCCAATAGCGATGTCATCCGTGCTGTGGGCGGGACGCTCTCCGCGCGCAGCGAGCTAGTGGAGGGGCTGGACCTCGCCATGAACCTGACGCTGGCCTTCAACGAACTGCGCGGCGCAGGAGCGCTGCCGATCATGCCCACCTTCTACGGCAACGCCCGCGTCGCATATCGCTTCGGTGAGCAGGGCCCCACCGTGGGACTCGCCGCGCGCTTCAGCTCCGCGCGCCCGGCCGCGCTCGACACCGACGAGGGCTACTTCCCCCGCGGGGCCTCGGCGGGCGCCCTCGGTGAGCTGCGCCTGACCGCGAGCGGTCCGTTCCGCGCCCTCCCCGGGCTGCACTGGAGCGCGTTCGTGAACGCCTCGTTGAGCCGCCTGCAGCCGTATGTGTTCACACCGGGCCCCACTACCGATGACCCGGGGAACACACGCGCCTTCCAACCCAACCAGCGGCTCTTCGCCTTCATCGGGGTGCACTATGACCTCCCGTGA
- a CDS encoding cryptochrome/photolyase family protein, with the protein MYVPYDQLHDGLGALATLPPEELGIVLVESPEKAGRRPYHKQKLALVLANLRHFALEQAARGVDVRHVVAGAGGYRGALEQAARELGPLVVHEPAERELREELRPLLGTALSVRPHTGWLTTQEQFRRATGGAPPYRMDAFYRLVRKDTGILMERGKPVGGKLSFDAENRKAWRGTPSAPAPLRFAPDAVTDEVGRLVERNYASHPGELDLSMLPATLADAEATWRWALDACLPHFGPYEDAMSRASSGLFHTRISALLNLHRLLPTRVVADVLAADLPLQSREGFVRQVLGWREFVRHVHLATDGFRKLPWGPEPDAAPSFLGAKRSLPQAYWGKPSGLGCLDHVVADVFREGYSHHITRLMVLGNLATLLDVSPRALTDWFWFAYVDAYDWVVEPNVLAMATFGAGDLMTTKPYVAGSAYIHRMSDYCGGCGFDPKSTCPITRLYWAFLGRHEAQLSGNMRMAMPLRSLEKRAPEERARDGRVFDWVSETLAQGGVLTPDGTPS; encoded by the coding sequence GTGTACGTGCCCTACGACCAGCTGCACGACGGCCTCGGCGCGCTGGCTACGCTGCCGCCCGAGGAGCTGGGCATCGTGCTGGTGGAGAGCCCCGAGAAGGCCGGGCGGCGCCCCTACCACAAGCAGAAGCTGGCCCTGGTGCTGGCGAACCTGCGCCACTTCGCGCTCGAGCAGGCCGCGCGCGGGGTGGACGTGCGGCACGTGGTGGCGGGCGCCGGTGGCTACCGCGGGGCGCTCGAACAGGCTGCCAGGGAGCTCGGGCCCCTGGTGGTGCACGAGCCGGCCGAGCGCGAGCTGCGCGAGGAGCTGCGGCCGCTGCTCGGCACGGCGCTGAGCGTGCGCCCGCACACCGGCTGGCTCACCACCCAGGAGCAGTTCAGGCGCGCCACCGGCGGTGCGCCGCCCTACCGCATGGATGCGTTCTACCGACTGGTGCGGAAGGACACGGGCATCTTGATGGAGCGCGGCAAGCCCGTGGGCGGGAAGCTCAGCTTCGATGCCGAGAACCGCAAGGCCTGGCGCGGCACCCCGAGCGCGCCCGCGCCGCTGCGCTTCGCGCCGGATGCGGTCACGGATGAAGTGGGCCGACTGGTGGAGCGAAACTACGCGTCTCACCCCGGCGAGTTGGATCTGAGCATGCTCCCGGCCACGCTGGCGGACGCCGAGGCCACCTGGCGCTGGGCGCTCGACGCTTGCCTGCCGCACTTCGGCCCGTACGAAGACGCCATGAGCCGTGCGTCTTCGGGGCTGTTCCACACGCGCATCTCGGCCCTGCTCAACCTGCACCGGCTGCTGCCCACGCGCGTCGTGGCCGATGTACTGGCGGCCGACCTCCCGCTGCAGAGCCGCGAGGGCTTCGTGCGGCAGGTGCTGGGCTGGCGCGAGTTCGTGCGCCACGTGCACCTCGCGACCGACGGCTTCCGCAAGCTGCCGTGGGGCCCGGAGCCAGACGCGGCGCCCTCGTTCCTGGGCGCGAAGCGCTCGCTCCCGCAGGCGTACTGGGGCAAGCCGTCGGGCCTCGGCTGCCTCGACCACGTGGTGGCCGACGTGTTCCGCGAGGGGTACTCGCACCACATCACGCGGCTGATGGTGCTGGGCAACCTGGCCACGCTGCTGGACGTGTCGCCGCGCGCGCTCACGGACTGGTTCTGGTTCGCCTACGTGGACGCCTACGACTGGGTGGTGGAGCCCAACGTGCTGGCCATGGCCACGTTCGGCGCGGGCGACTTGATGACCACCAAGCCCTACGTGGCGGGCTCGGCGTACATCCACCGCATGAGCGACTACTGCGGCGGATGTGGCTTCGACCCCAAGAGCACGTGCCCCATCACGCGCCTCTACTGGGCGTTCTTGGGGCGCCACGAGGCGCAGCTGAGCGGGAACATGCGCATGGCCATGCCCCTACGGTCGCTCGAGAAGCGTGCGCCGGAGGAGCGCGCCCGCGATGGGCGGGTGTTCGACTGGGTGAGCGAGACGCTCGCGCAGGGCGGTGTGCTCACGCCCGACGGCACGCCTTCGTAA